The following proteins come from a genomic window of Candidatus Thiodiazotropha sp. CDECU1:
- a CDS encoding multiheme c-type cytochrome, protein MNPSCMRQFLFCILICTHAISFAAKVSIDPSEWGDPLGEECVSCHEKSSSGLAQQWHKSAHAEAGVNCLDCHKASVDDIDAITHEGQVIATIVSPLDCSRCHTVEYEQQKGSVHSEAVSLIENRLPALAGHVGGDAIVAAGCDQCHGSKVEVRGDGSLDPRTWPNSGIGRINPDGSKGSCSSCHGKHRFSKAQAREPSACVRCHSGPDSPDKGIYEASKHGMLFVSHRDEMALDSDSWIAGKDYVAAPTCVTCHMGAAGKLKANHDVGMRNAWSLNTPVSTKQYLVVFEDGEKLELPASEAPPKRGSELTKADGSMGKVKAVATPKRRRQAMQLVCLECHSKAFTKSFMDQFDAVVNLFNEKFGIPATQIMQALYAEGLLTPTPFDEPIEFIYWELWHDEGARARHGASMASANHTWWEGMYLVGRNFYAHFLPQVKQIAGKERADELIQKTIGSSEHHQWMKQPQKTNPILGYDRGSVSTGKTENE, encoded by the coding sequence ATGAATCCATCCTGTATGAGGCAGTTTCTGTTTTGTATTCTCATTTGCACCCACGCTATATCCTTTGCTGCCAAGGTCAGCATCGACCCAAGCGAATGGGGTGATCCGCTTGGCGAGGAGTGTGTCAGTTGTCATGAGAAGAGCTCGTCCGGGTTGGCACAACAGTGGCACAAGAGTGCCCATGCCGAGGCCGGCGTCAACTGCCTGGATTGTCACAAGGCATCCGTTGACGACATCGATGCGATCACCCATGAAGGACAGGTCATCGCCACCATCGTATCCCCCCTGGATTGCTCACGCTGCCATACGGTGGAATATGAGCAACAGAAGGGATCCGTCCATTCCGAGGCGGTAAGCCTGATCGAAAACAGGCTCCCGGCCTTGGCCGGACATGTGGGCGGCGACGCCATTGTGGCTGCCGGTTGTGATCAGTGCCATGGCTCGAAGGTCGAAGTACGCGGCGATGGTTCCCTGGATCCACGTACCTGGCCCAATTCCGGTATCGGCCGGATCAACCCTGACGGATCCAAGGGCTCATGCTCATCCTGTCATGGCAAACATCGCTTTTCCAAGGCCCAGGCCAGGGAACCCAGTGCCTGCGTGAGATGCCATTCAGGACCGGATTCACCGGACAAGGGGATATACGAGGCGTCCAAGCATGGCATGTTGTTTGTGTCACACCGGGATGAGATGGCCCTGGACAGCGATAGCTGGATCGCGGGGAAGGACTATGTGGCCGCACCCACCTGTGTTACCTGTCACATGGGCGCCGCGGGAAAATTGAAGGCCAACCATGATGTTGGTATGCGTAATGCCTGGAGTCTCAACACACCCGTTTCGACAAAACAGTACCTGGTAGTGTTCGAGGATGGCGAGAAGCTGGAACTACCCGCGTCCGAAGCCCCTCCCAAGCGAGGCAGCGAACTCACAAAGGCCGATGGCAGCATGGGTAAGGTCAAGGCCGTCGCAACACCAAAGCGCAGACGCCAAGCCATGCAACTCGTTTGTCTTGAGTGCCATAGCAAGGCATTTACCAAGAGCTTCATGGACCAGTTCGACGCTGTCGTGAATCTGTTCAATGAAAAATTTGGCATACCGGCAACGCAGATCATGCAAGCCCTCTACGCGGAAGGTCTGTTAACCCCCACCCCCTTTGATGAGCCAATCGAGTTCATCTACTGGGAATTGTGGCATGACGAGGGGGCCCGTGCCCGGCATGGTGCCTCCATGGCCAGCGCCAACCACACCTGGTGGGAGGGCATGTATCTGGTCGGAAGGAATTTCTATGCCCATTTCCTCCCCCAAGTGAAGCAGATTGCAGGGAAAGAGAGGGCAGATGAACTGATCCAGAAAACCATCGGATCCTCCGAGCATCACCAGTGGATGAAGCAACCCCAAAAGACCAATCCAATCCTCGGATATGATCGAGGGTCAGTCAGCACTGGGAAAACGGAAAATGAATAG
- a CDS encoding cytochrome c family protein, whose amino-acid sequence MEAAFASRAVLALSLLFSSLILLGVSSGTLAGTEEQIHHVSSEVCKNCHKEIYKQWKGSMHAQSTALKDPIHATFYKKVVGSPVEEGVKHKASGKYPICLQCHAPNAAVDKTTKLDAKPAYSEGVNCVACHTLAKFKGTSGKDGKLLLGLKAYERKNELQGPQGFNQGLAKLTAADDMFGGAGSDDDSKPNPHTEGEVELDGKKIQALPMAGNPGLLKTNAACMGCHDKRNNPHGVPLCQTGNEYAGSNVNCQSCHMPVAGGMVDHGMGGGHNNAMLKRSVVFTLDAVKNGDGLNATVKLKNMQPHSLPTGAPFRNIYLKLAAYDASGNVIWQNAEGHPAKSDSKAYFAYLLADDKGDPALPPKATQLGVDSRLKPYEERILSYTIPAKDAVLVRGELFYNLLWPVLVEKFKHLPEDLVAPASIAIAEVSL is encoded by the coding sequence ATGGAAGCAGCCTTCGCTTCAAGGGCGGTTCTTGCCCTAAGTCTGCTATTTTCATCATTGATTCTGTTAGGGGTTTCCTCAGGTACCTTGGCGGGTACAGAGGAGCAAATACATCACGTCTCATCAGAGGTTTGCAAAAACTGCCACAAAGAGATCTACAAGCAGTGGAAAGGGTCGATGCATGCCCAAAGTACGGCATTGAAGGATCCGATCCATGCCACCTTCTACAAGAAGGTTGTCGGCAGCCCGGTGGAAGAGGGTGTGAAACACAAGGCATCCGGCAAATATCCTATCTGTTTACAGTGCCACGCACCCAACGCGGCGGTTGACAAGACAACCAAGCTCGATGCCAAACCCGCCTATTCCGAGGGAGTCAACTGCGTTGCCTGCCATACCCTGGCCAAGTTCAAGGGTACCAGTGGTAAGGATGGAAAGCTGTTGTTGGGTCTCAAGGCTTATGAGCGTAAGAATGAACTGCAAGGGCCGCAAGGCTTCAATCAGGGATTGGCAAAACTGACTGCAGCCGACGACATGTTCGGTGGTGCAGGCAGTGACGATGACTCAAAACCCAATCCTCACACCGAGGGTGAGGTGGAGCTGGATGGCAAGAAGATCCAGGCCCTGCCGATGGCTGGAAACCCGGGACTGTTGAAAACCAATGCGGCCTGCATGGGCTGTCACGACAAGCGTAACAATCCTCACGGGGTTCCACTCTGCCAGACTGGCAACGAGTACGCGGGAAGTAACGTCAACTGTCAGTCCTGTCATATGCCTGTCGCTGGCGGCATGGTGGATCATGGTATGGGCGGCGGACATAATAATGCCATGTTGAAGCGCAGTGTCGTGTTCACCCTGGATGCAGTGAAAAATGGTGATGGCCTGAATGCCACTGTGAAGTTGAAGAACATGCAGCCTCACAGTCTTCCCACTGGCGCGCCGTTCAGAAACATCTATCTGAAACTCGCCGCTTACGATGCATCAGGCAATGTGATTTGGCAGAACGCTGAGGGTCATCCCGCGAAGAGCGATTCCAAGGCCTATTTCGCCTATCTGCTGGCCGATGACAAGGGTGATCCGGCGTTGCCGCCGAAAGCGACCCAACTCGGTGTCGATTCACGCCTCAAGCCCTATGAAGAGCGTATCCTCTCTTACACCATCCCTGCCAAGGATGCCGTATTGGTAAGAGGAGAGCTGTTCTACAATCTGCTCTGGCCCGTGCTAGTAGAAAAATTCAAACACCTGCCGGAAGATTTGGTGGCGCCAGCGTCGATCGCTATCGCAGAGGTTAGTCTTTAA
- a CDS encoding tetrathionate reductase family octaheme c-type cytochrome — protein sequence MISITLEASEEIISSTADHTKFEALQQTFSSGPEVTKACLECHTEAARQIHKTKHWNWKFTHPETGEKLGKQTIVNNFCGGIETNYARCTSCHIGYGWKDNSFDFSSETNVDCLVCHDTTGTYKKFPTGAGHPPYVDKPFPPKSKKIWKAPDLSQVAQKVGKTSRKTCGACHFYGGGGDGIKHGDLDSSMTDPNKSLDVHMGTDGLDFVCSTCHQKDGHDVSGSRYTTQAKDTHGIDVPGRDDNIRSTCESCHGLKPHAATVNDKLNDHANKVACATCHIPTYARGGRPTKTWWDWSTAGRMSKDGKHIKTKDAQGYVDYVTKKGSFEWGENLIPEYAWFSGNIRYKQLDEKIDPSSVVAINTFEGSYADPDARIWPFKVMRGKQPYDKGNNTLVTTHLFGKDSDAYWKSFDWNRAIKAAMQASNADYSGEYGFIETTYHWPLAHMVAPKEEALGCEACHAKEGRLSKLTGFYIPGRDSYYWLDLIGWLAVLGTVGGVSIHGLGRLLSKSKRG from the coding sequence ATGATTAGCATTACCCTGGAAGCATCAGAGGAGATAATCAGTTCAACGGCCGATCACACTAAGTTCGAGGCACTTCAACAGACCTTCAGTTCAGGTCCTGAAGTGACAAAGGCCTGTCTGGAGTGTCATACGGAGGCGGCCAGGCAGATCCACAAAACCAAGCACTGGAACTGGAAGTTCACCCACCCGGAAACTGGTGAGAAGCTGGGCAAGCAGACGATTGTGAATAACTTCTGCGGTGGCATAGAGACCAACTATGCCCGCTGCACCAGTTGCCATATCGGGTATGGGTGGAAAGACAACAGCTTCGACTTCAGTTCTGAAACCAATGTTGATTGCCTGGTCTGTCACGACACCACAGGCACCTATAAGAAATTCCCGACCGGGGCCGGGCATCCACCCTATGTGGATAAGCCCTTTCCGCCAAAGAGTAAAAAAATCTGGAAGGCCCCAGACCTGTCACAGGTTGCGCAAAAGGTCGGTAAGACTAGCCGGAAAACCTGTGGTGCCTGCCACTTCTATGGCGGTGGCGGTGATGGCATCAAGCATGGTGATCTCGATTCGAGTATGACCGATCCTAACAAATCCCTGGATGTCCATATGGGTACGGATGGATTGGATTTTGTCTGCAGCACATGCCACCAGAAAGATGGGCATGATGTGTCGGGTAGTCGCTATACCACCCAGGCCAAGGATACCCATGGCATCGATGTGCCGGGGCGGGACGACAATATTCGTTCAACCTGCGAGTCCTGCCATGGTCTGAAGCCCCATGCAGCGACTGTGAATGACAAGCTTAACGATCATGCCAACAAGGTTGCCTGTGCAACCTGCCACATACCCACCTACGCTCGGGGCGGCAGACCCACCAAGACATGGTGGGACTGGTCCACGGCAGGACGTATGAGCAAGGATGGCAAACATATCAAAACTAAGGATGCCCAGGGTTATGTGGACTATGTGACCAAGAAAGGATCTTTCGAATGGGGTGAGAACCTGATACCCGAATACGCCTGGTTCTCAGGTAATATTCGTTATAAACAGCTGGATGAAAAGATCGATCCCAGCAGTGTCGTGGCCATCAATACCTTCGAGGGGAGCTATGCAGATCCCGATGCCAGAATCTGGCCGTTCAAGGTGATGCGGGGTAAGCAGCCCTACGACAAAGGCAATAATACCCTGGTAACCACCCATCTGTTCGGCAAGGACAGTGATGCCTATTGGAAATCCTTTGACTGGAACCGGGCGATCAAGGCAGCCATGCAGGCCAGCAATGCCGACTACAGCGGTGAGTATGGTTTTATCGAAACCACCTACCATTGGCCATTGGCGCATATGGTGGCACCCAAGGAGGAGGCCCTCGGTTGTGAGGCTTGTCACGCGAAAGAGGGGCGGCTGAGTAAACTCACCGGGTTCTATATCCCCGGACGGGACAGTTACTACTGGCTCGATCTGATCGGTTGGCTGGCTGTTTTAGGTACTGTGGGGGGCGTCTCCATCCACGGACTGGGCCGGCTCCTCTCGAAATCCAAGCGGGGATAA
- a CDS encoding cytochrome b/b6 domain-containing protein, translating into MSETYYFTLFERLWHWSQALLIIGMLITGFEIHGSYHLLGFEQAIDLHTIMAWVLIGLWLLALFWHTTTGEWRQYVPSDPDSMLASVKYYAIGIFLGAPHPFHRRRAEKHNPVQRMVYLMLTMVITPIIWISGLLYLFYQYWAMIGIQGVPLGFVAVIHTIGAFAMLCFIPVHLYMSLTTSEKPFGYLFEMIFGHEANKN; encoded by the coding sequence ATGAGTGAAACCTACTATTTTACGCTGTTCGAACGACTCTGGCATTGGTCCCAGGCCCTGCTGATTATCGGCATGTTGATCACCGGATTTGAAATCCATGGTAGCTATCATTTATTGGGATTTGAACAGGCAATCGACCTGCATACGATCATGGCATGGGTATTGATCGGTCTCTGGCTGCTTGCGCTATTCTGGCACACAACAACCGGGGAGTGGCGCCAGTATGTACCGAGCGATCCCGACTCTATGCTGGCATCGGTCAAGTACTATGCCATCGGTATCTTTCTTGGAGCACCACACCCCTTTCACCGCAGGCGGGCGGAGAAACACAATCCTGTACAAAGGATGGTTTATCTGATGTTGACCATGGTCATAACGCCCATCATTTGGATCAGCGGTTTGCTTTATCTGTTCTATCAATACTGGGCAATGATCGGTATTCAAGGTGTGCCACTGGGATTCGTGGCTGTGATACACACCATTGGTGCCTTTGCCATGCTCTGCTTTATACCTGTACATCTCTACATGTCTTTAACAACCAGTGAGAAGCCATTTGGTTATCTGTTTGAAATGATATTCGGTCATGAAGCCAACAAAAACTGA
- a CDS encoding DUF1488 family protein → MATIAAQFKKQRVLCRISQKTLRDKFCASDEDPMHSVAQHRIAIHKAAAMLIENETYEEDGSVLILACHLS, encoded by the coding sequence ATGGCTACCATTGCAGCGCAATTCAAAAAACAACGTGTGCTTTGCAGGATCTCACAGAAAACCTTGAGAGATAAGTTCTGCGCCTCAGATGAGGATCCCATGCACTCTGTCGCTCAGCACCGAATAGCTATACATAAAGCGGCGGCAATGCTCATCGAAAACGAGACCTACGAAGAGGATGGCTCCGTTCTTATCCTCGCATGTCATCTTTCGTAG
- a CDS encoding M28 family peptidase, translated as MSKRLITAVCLLSLCTVFPLNADTPAESEARLLSNIRQLTFEGRRAGEGYFSADGSRMVFQSERDDTNPFYQIYLMDLENGDVERISPGYGKTTCAWIHPSNSKVLYASTHHDPDARDKMQQELDFRASGQQRRYSWDYDRNFDIYQQIVATGERKNLTHTIGYDAEAAYSPDGEQIVFASNRRAYSGEMSEAEKKIFEHDKSFMMDLYLMNADGSKVRQLTRSPGYDGGPFFSFDGTKITWRRFSEDGSQAEIYSMDLASGKEQQLTHMGVMSWAPFFHPSGDYLIFASNLEGFANFELYLVDAQGKQKPVRVTHTMGFDGLPVFSPDGNRLSWTSKRSTNKTSQIFIADWDDDNARHLLGLDSPGKGDDKDQSAVNLPTTSDAISSEDLRQHVTRLSSVEMEGRLTGSEGELRATRYIASVFQQLGLEPGGDNDYIQVFSFSAGASLGDGNSLQITGLEESDPIRLHQDWRPLALSRNGQVSNGGIVFAGYGIDAPGLDNIPDYDSYGDLDVMNKWVMLFRFQPESVTAEWRRHLLHYSDLDYKVSVAKRRGALGVIVVTGPGAEAKQQLIDLEMEANSASSSIAAISISDDLASRILTAVGKELKQLQHQLDTGESVEGFTIPGVTLSTELAILREKRQGRNVIARLPADKPSQMAPVILGAHLDHLGRGEVSGSLAGSDEQGEIHYGADDNASGVAALLESAQYLTGLKRSGKLGSKRDILFTAWSGEELGTLGSAHFVDQLAAGKTLSGKVSAYLNMDMIGHLRQKLYLQGTGSSDTWSREIERRNVPVGLAIATKADPYLPTDSTPFYMQGVPVLNAFTGAHEDYSTPRDRAEQLNYEGMQKITRLMSGITRSLARSDTDPDYLEVTRKQSGLSRKHLRAYLGTIPAYGQDEAVKGVKLQGAVKGGPAEKAGIQNGDILIGLDGVQVETIHDFMNALAGLKPGEETEMRVLRSGKSVSLRVVPASRE; from the coding sequence ATGTCGAAGCGTCTGATCACAGCTGTCTGTTTGTTATCGCTCTGTACTGTGTTTCCCCTCAATGCTGATACGCCTGCGGAATCAGAAGCGCGCCTGTTATCCAATATTCGTCAGCTGACCTTTGAGGGGCGTCGCGCCGGTGAAGGCTATTTCAGTGCCGACGGCAGTCGCATGGTGTTTCAATCCGAGCGTGATGACACCAATCCCTTCTACCAGATCTACCTGATGGATCTGGAGAACGGCGATGTAGAGCGGATATCCCCCGGCTATGGCAAGACCACCTGCGCCTGGATACATCCATCCAACAGCAAGGTTCTCTATGCCTCCACTCACCATGATCCGGATGCTCGAGACAAGATGCAGCAGGAGCTTGATTTCAGGGCATCTGGTCAACAGCGCCGCTACAGCTGGGACTACGACCGGAACTTCGATATCTACCAACAGATTGTCGCCACCGGTGAACGTAAGAATCTGACCCATACCATTGGCTATGATGCAGAGGCCGCCTATTCACCCGACGGAGAGCAGATAGTCTTTGCCTCCAACAGACGCGCCTACTCGGGTGAGATGAGTGAGGCTGAGAAGAAGATCTTCGAACACGACAAATCGTTCATGATGGATCTCTATCTGATGAATGCCGACGGATCAAAAGTCCGCCAACTGACCCGTTCACCCGGTTATGACGGCGGCCCCTTTTTCAGTTTCGACGGCACTAAAATCACCTGGCGCCGCTTCTCCGAGGATGGCAGCCAGGCCGAGATCTACAGCATGGATCTCGCCAGTGGTAAAGAGCAGCAACTCACCCATATGGGCGTCATGTCCTGGGCACCCTTCTTCCATCCCAGCGGCGACTATCTGATCTTCGCCTCCAATCTCGAAGGCTTTGCCAATTTCGAGCTCTATCTGGTGGACGCGCAGGGTAAACAGAAACCGGTCAGGGTCACCCATACCATGGGATTTGATGGACTCCCGGTATTCTCACCAGACGGTAACCGGCTCTCGTGGACATCGAAGCGCAGTACCAACAAGACAAGCCAGATCTTCATTGCCGATTGGGATGACGACAATGCACGTCACCTGTTGGGACTGGATAGTCCTGGAAAGGGTGATGACAAGGATCAATCCGCTGTCAATCTGCCCACCACATCAGATGCCATCAGCAGCGAGGACCTGCGCCAACATGTCACCCGGTTGAGCAGTGTTGAGATGGAGGGACGACTCACCGGAAGTGAAGGCGAACTACGCGCCACCCGTTATATAGCATCTGTTTTCCAGCAATTGGGCCTCGAGCCTGGGGGTGACAATGACTATATCCAGGTTTTCTCCTTCAGTGCCGGCGCCAGCCTGGGCGATGGAAACAGTCTTCAAATTACCGGGCTGGAGGAATCAGATCCAATCAGATTGCATCAGGATTGGCGTCCCCTGGCCCTCTCCCGAAACGGTCAAGTATCAAATGGCGGCATCGTCTTCGCGGGTTATGGTATTGACGCACCTGGCCTGGACAACATACCCGACTATGACTCCTATGGTGATCTGGATGTTATGAACAAGTGGGTCATGCTGTTTCGGTTTCAACCGGAATCGGTAACAGCGGAATGGCGACGTCATCTGCTGCACTACTCCGATCTGGACTATAAGGTATCGGTGGCGAAACGCCGGGGTGCGTTAGGCGTGATCGTGGTGACCGGACCCGGGGCGGAAGCGAAACAACAGTTGATCGATCTGGAGATGGAGGCGAATAGCGCCAGTAGCTCCATAGCGGCCATCTCCATCAGTGACGATCTTGCTTCGCGTATCCTGACTGCAGTCGGAAAGGAACTAAAGCAGCTTCAACACCAACTCGATACCGGGGAGTCGGTAGAGGGATTTACCATCCCCGGTGTCACCCTATCCACCGAGCTGGCGATCCTGCGGGAAAAACGCCAGGGCCGGAATGTTATCGCCAGACTGCCTGCAGACAAACCCTCGCAGATGGCGCCCGTCATCCTGGGCGCCCATCTCGATCACCTGGGACGTGGGGAGGTATCGGGTTCCCTGGCAGGTAGTGATGAACAGGGTGAAATCCACTATGGTGCGGATGACAATGCCTCGGGGGTGGCCGCCCTGCTGGAGAGTGCCCAATATCTGACTGGCCTGAAAAGGTCAGGCAAGTTGGGGAGTAAGCGGGATATTCTTTTCACCGCCTGGTCCGGTGAGGAACTAGGCACCCTCGGCTCTGCCCATTTTGTCGATCAGCTTGCTGCCGGCAAGACCCTGAGTGGCAAGGTGAGCGCCTATCTCAACATGGATATGATTGGGCATCTTCGGCAGAAGCTCTATCTGCAGGGAACCGGTTCGAGTGACACCTGGTCCCGGGAGATTGAACGCAGGAATGTGCCGGTGGGCCTTGCCATCGCCACCAAAGCGGATCCCTATCTACCCACGGACTCGACCCCTTTTTACATGCAAGGGGTACCTGTCCTGAATGCATTCACGGGCGCCCATGAAGACTATTCCACACCCAGAGACAGGGCCGAACAGCTCAACTATGAGGGGATGCAGAAGATCACCCGACTAATGTCTGGTATCACCCGCTCCCTGGCTCGATCCGATACGGACCCCGACTATCTGGAGGTTACCCGCAAGCAGAGTGGACTCTCCAGAAAACATCTGCGCGCCTATCTGGGTACGATCCCCGCTTATGGTCAGGATGAAGCGGTGAAAGGTGTAAAACTGCAAGGCGCGGTCAAGGGCGGACCTGCCGAAAAGGCCGGCATACAAAACGGTGACATACTGATTGGGCTTGATGGTGTTCAAGTAGAGACGATCCACGACTTCATGAATGCGCTGGCGGGTTTGAAGCCTGGAGAAGAGACTGAGATGAGGGTATTAAGAAGTGGGAAATCTGTATCTCTACGCGTTGTGCCCGCATCAAGAGAGTAA
- the dsrE2 gene encoding sulfur carrier protein DsrE2, producing the protein MAEREAAHIPSMTIIATKGTLDMAYPPFILASTAAALGWDVSIFFTFYGLNLLKQTLDLKVSPLGNPAMPMKLPEGPTWIKGKELPMPTSVMTLVPGFESMATGLMKKTMNNKGIASIEVLREMCVEAEVKLVACQMTVDLFDYGKDDFITEIEEWVGAASFLPRAMKADVNLFI; encoded by the coding sequence ATGGCGGAACGGGAAGCGGCGCATATCCCCTCGATGACGATCATCGCCACTAAGGGAACCCTGGATATGGCCTATCCACCCTTCATACTCGCCTCCACGGCAGCCGCCTTGGGTTGGGATGTCTCCATCTTTTTTACCTTCTATGGACTGAACCTGTTGAAGCAGACCCTGGATCTCAAAGTGAGCCCCCTGGGTAACCCCGCCATGCCGATGAAACTACCGGAGGGCCCCACCTGGATCAAAGGCAAGGAGTTGCCCATGCCGACATCGGTGATGACACTCGTGCCGGGTTTTGAATCCATGGCCACCGGCCTGATGAAAAAGACCATGAACAATAAAGGCATCGCCAGTATCGAAGTGCTGCGTGAGATGTGCGTGGAGGCTGAAGTCAAATTGGTCGCCTGCCAGATGACCGTGGATCTGTTCGATTACGGTAAGGATGATTTCATCACCGAGATTGAAGAGTGGGTCGGCGCGGCAAGTTTTCTACCGCGCGCCATGAAGGCTGACGTCAATCTGTTTATCTGA
- a CDS encoding sulfurtransferase TusA family protein, whose amino-acid sequence MNQTTHTLDARGLNCPLPILRTKKAIAALSSGEILEITASDPGSVKDLDSFCSQTGHEMVSSEEIEDGFFFRIRKA is encoded by the coding sequence ATGAATCAGACAACACACACCCTCGACGCCCGCGGTCTGAACTGTCCCTTGCCCATACTCCGGACCAAAAAGGCGATTGCAGCCCTCTCATCGGGGGAGATTCTGGAGATCACTGCAAGCGATCCCGGTTCCGTAAAGGACCTGGACTCATTCTGTAGTCAAACCGGTCATGAGATGGTCTCCAGTGAAGAGATCGAAGACGGATTCTTTTTCAGAATTCGCAAGGCTTGA
- a CDS encoding TetR/AcrR family transcriptional regulator has protein sequence MTIAPDTKDRILATARDLFHGRSYADVGIKEICTMAKVQKGSFYHFFPSKRDLAMAVIDSMSDEWANGFVAEAFDEALPPIERLDYMVDAVYFWQKAAKNMEGRMPGCLFGNLALEVSTRDEVIRARLNAVFAKASARFHEALDEAVEKGEIPPLDTEATATAMLAYLEGVILLAKTRNDPEVVRSLGPAIKSIRIEQRPPN, from the coding sequence ATGACTATCGCCCCTGACACCAAAGACCGCATCCTGGCCACCGCCCGCGACCTCTTCCATGGGCGCAGCTATGCGGATGTGGGCATTAAAGAGATCTGCACCATGGCCAAGGTACAGAAGGGAAGCTTCTACCACTTCTTTCCCTCCAAGCGTGACCTGGCCATGGCGGTCATCGACAGCATGTCCGATGAGTGGGCGAACGGCTTTGTCGCCGAGGCCTTTGACGAGGCCCTCCCCCCCATCGAGCGGCTCGATTATATGGTGGATGCCGTCTATTTCTGGCAGAAGGCGGCGAAAAACATGGAGGGGCGTATGCCCGGCTGCCTGTTTGGCAATCTTGCCCTTGAAGTCAGTACCCGTGACGAGGTGATAAGGGCCCGGCTGAATGCGGTATTCGCAAAGGCCAGCGCCCGTTTTCACGAAGCCCTTGATGAGGCGGTTGAGAAAGGTGAGATTCCACCCCTGGACACTGAAGCCACCGCTACCGCAATGCTGGCCTATCTGGAAGGCGTGATACTGCTCGCCAAGACACGCAACGACCCCGAGGTGGTGAGATCCCTGGGGCCGGCCATCAAAAGCATACGTATCGAGCAAAGGCCACCGAATTGA
- a CDS encoding Hsp20/alpha crystallin family protein produces the protein MLPRIHGLNSSLFNEFRRLEQEMDQLFDAGFWPNTMRSVVSENYPPINVGVTTDQVDVYLFAAGMDPEKLDISINENRLSIKGERSIAREEETDYFRKERYDGAFHKVVSLPDDVDADKVEARYDNGVVHIVIQRRESSKPRQITVQ, from the coding sequence ATGTTGCCAAGAATACACGGCTTGAATTCAAGCCTGTTTAATGAATTCAGACGCCTTGAACAGGAGATGGATCAACTATTCGACGCAGGTTTCTGGCCGAATACCATGCGCTCTGTTGTAAGTGAAAACTATCCGCCGATCAATGTCGGTGTAACCACCGATCAGGTGGATGTCTACCTGTTTGCCGCAGGCATGGATCCAGAGAAGTTGGATATCTCTATCAATGAAAACCGCTTGTCCATCAAAGGTGAACGTAGCATAGCGCGGGAAGAGGAGACTGACTACTTCAGAAAAGAGCGCTATGACGGCGCTTTTCACAAAGTGGTCTCGTTGCCCGATGATGTGGATGCGGACAAGGTGGAAGCCCGTTACGACAATGGTGTGGTGCATATCGTTATCCAGCGTCGTGAATCTTCCAAACCACGACAGATTACCGTGCAGTAA
- a CDS encoding Hsp20/alpha crystallin family protein has product MSSSKEITKRDVQAQRRRELPQRSIRPDVDIFEDESGITLTADLPGVTKDGLDIQVDNETLSIDGKAGIDMPEAMQAVYADVRATRYQRSFSLSSELDGDKAEASLKDGVLSLRIPKREQFQPRKIEIRNG; this is encoded by the coding sequence ATGAGTAGCAGCAAAGAGATAACCAAACGCGATGTGCAAGCGCAACGGCGTCGTGAGTTGCCACAACGCAGTATCCGACCTGATGTGGATATCTTTGAAGATGAGTCGGGTATCACCCTCACGGCGGACCTTCCCGGTGTGACTAAAGATGGGCTTGATATCCAGGTGGACAACGAGACCCTCTCCATAGACGGTAAGGCGGGGATTGACATGCCGGAGGCGATGCAGGCGGTATATGCCGACGTGCGCGCAACCCGCTACCAGCGCAGCTTCTCTCTGAGCAGCGAGTTGGATGGGGACAAGGCTGAAGCAAGTCTAAAAGATGGTGTATTGTCACTGCGGATTCCGAAGCGTGAGCAGTTTCAACCCCGTAAGATTGAGATTCGCAACGGATAA